The Lutra lutra chromosome 16, mLutLut1.2, whole genome shotgun sequence genome segment CTCCCAATTTATAGCCCCTTCTCTTCAGAACTCCAGGCTAATACGTCCAACTTATTATTTGAATCTTATTCGGTTGTCTAATAAACATTTAACTtatgtcttattctttttttttttaaagattttatttgtttatttgtcagagagagtgagcacaggcagaggcagagggagaagcaggctccctgctgagcaaggagcctgatgtgggactcgatcctaggacgctgggatcatgacctgagccaaaggcagccgtttaaccaactgagccacccaggggtcccactTATGTCCTATTCTTAACCACAAATCTGTTCCTTCCATAGTTTTCCCTATCCCAGTTGATGGCAATGACATCTTCAACTTGCTCAGACCTAAAACCTTGGAGACATTtgactccttcctttttttccacaccTTGCCTTTTGTTGGCTCTACTTCCAAAATCCAgatatccagaatctgaccacaTCACATTTCCTCTACTGCTACCACTGTAGTCCGAATCACCATCATTCCTTTCCTGGGTATTTCAAGAGCTTCCTAACACATCTCCTTATTTGCAACTTTGCATCCCTCCCACACTCTAGTCTCAATTAGAGTGACCCTTCTGATATATTAGATCATGTCCCTCTGCTTACCATGGGGCAATGGTTCTCCATTCCAGTCCCAAAATGCTGAAGTCCATAGTGGTGTACAAAGCCATACACAATCTCATTCCATTacttctgaccttctctcctaCGACTCTTCCCTTCACTTACTCTGTCCGGTCACATCCACTTTCTTGCTCGTCTTCATATTGCTTAGGCACACTTCCACCTTGGGCCTGATAGTTGGCTGACTGCTTTCTCTCCTGTTCTTCCCAGACATTCATATTGCTAACTTCCTCACCTAAAGTCTTTGCTTTAATATCGACTTCGTCCATGAAGCCCACCCTGACCATATTGTTTCAAATTGCAATTTGCCCCTATTCCGACTTCCTGATACCTGATACTTTTACTTTTCCATAGTACACATCATCATCTTACGTGATACACTGCAGTTATTGTATCTATTTAGTGTGGAATATCCACTATCATTGCCACCCTTGCAGAATCCTTAAGGGCAGAAATGTTGATCTGGCGTTTTTCCCTGATGCAGTCTAATGTATACCCATGATGGTACCTGGCATCATCaggcgctcaataaatgtttgaatgaatgCATCGGCAAAAGCAAAGAAGCCAGAAGAGGAGGTTGAAGCCGTGAAAGGGGTAACTGATAAACAAAGATATCTGAAATACAAATGAGTCTGGGACCAAAcacacataaatggaattatCTGTAGTGCTAAAATGGCACTTACTCAAAACCACAtccttttttggggtgggggatgggggttgtttatttttattcttaatctttttttaacacaattttttttcaataccaCATCCTAAAGATACCATTCAGAGGTCTTTCTCGCTCGATACCCCACTCTCTTGTGTTCTTTGGGGCTCCTACACAGGCCCTTTTAATCATTTCTAAATTTCGAGTGTCCAGCGAAGTTCCTGACACATACTACATGTTCCGTAGACGTTGTTGGGTAAATTAACCAATGTTTCTGTATCCCCAACAACTTTAGAGCTCGTAAAGAAGAGACTCCGGGCGTCATTCAACCAGCAGCCCTCAACACCCACACCTCCCACTTCCCAACGAGAACTCAATCCGACGTCCACGATTTATTACGTGATAAGACAGCGTGCTTgcggagggcggggcgggggggggggaaagagGAGGATTGCGCAAACTCCGGGTCACGTGACGAGACTGGGCGGGGCATCAAAGTTCATATCCCAGAATCCTTTGCACCTACTTCCTTTTTGTCCCTTTCCGGCGTTCAAGATGTCGAAGCGAGGTGAGGGTTTGACTTTTGAGTATCCTTTTCCATCTGTCGCGAGGTGACTGCTGGCCTCTCCCGGAGCGGCGGCCATGGGCAACTGGGGCGCTTTGCTCTTCTCTGGGgcggaaagggagaggagggccCCGTTGGAGCACTGGAAGGGCCGCCGAAAGTGGCGGCGGCGGGGTGCTTGTAGAGTTGAGTTGGCAGGATCCGGACAGGAGTTTAGACCAAACCTACGGGATCCCTCTGCGCCCAGCACTCCAGTAATGGTGTTGAAGTGAGACTGGCTGAGGCCCCGGAGTGGACGACTTGTGCGATCTCCCGCCTTGCAGGGAGAACTACGTGGTGCAAAAGGTGGAGTGAGGGTTGAGTAGCTCAGGCCCCTTAACCGTAACGTAAGGGCGGTAACAGTGAGGAATTGGCTGTTTGCTATGGGGAACCGGGTGACTCGTGGGGAGGGGTAGGCGGAGTCCCAGAGAAAGGGACTAGAGGATACCGTTGCCCAAAGCATGTGCGAGTGTGAGGGGAAACTCGGAACCATGGCTAGTCAGTGACCCCTATCCTGTTTCCCTTCCTACCCACAGGACGTGGTGGGTCCTCTGGTGCGAAATTCCGGATTTCCCTGGGTCTTCCGGTGGGCGCCGTGATCAACTGTGCTGACAACACAGGTGAGACCTTCAGCTGCACTCCGCCAGGCTCCCCCTTTTAAAAGCACTCGTTGGGCCTTGACTAATGACCCACTGAGCCGTCAAGAAAGGGCAGAGTCAAAACACTGCTTTTGGGTGAAGCAGCAGCGTTCTGTGTTGTTTTGCTTCAATCGGTGGTGTGACAACGTGTTCCGTCCTTGTTGGGGGGTACTAACTGGGAGTGTGAGCTGAGGGAGAGGCTCTGGAAGTGCCGGGGAAACGTTacacaagccaaaaaaaaaaaaaaaaatcacttgtttaCATTCTCGATAGGAGCCAAAAATCTGTATATCATCTCTGTGAAGGGGATCAAGGGACGATTGAACAGACTTCCTGCTGCGGGTGTGGGTGACATGGTGATGGCCACAGTGAAGAAAGGCAAACCAGAGCTCAGAAAGAAGGGTGAGTAGAACGCTGAATCTTCCTTGACTGGTGCACAGTTGAAGGATTTTTCCCTTTATtggaaaatggaatcataatttTACCATTCTGAAGGCTTAATTTCCTTTGAGGGGCAGTGTGAGATAAGTAACCTGCAATCAAAGTTCTGCTGCTTTTGCTGTCTTAAGAGACTGCTCTCCACTGCCGGGTCTTgctgtatttgtttccttttttgagtAATTTCTAAGTCCAAGGAGGGACTtgaactcattaccctgagatcaagagtcgcatgctctactgactggtCCACCAGGCAAcccagtaaaattttttttttttttttggtaggcaTTTAGAGCTTGACCAGGTGTCAGGcaagtttccttttctggaaCTACTGATTTGAAGGGGAAGAATGATCCTTGAATACGTTCTCAAGTGGTTGTTAGATTCGGGTAATAAACTGAGCATGTAGAGCATTTGGCCTGTGACCTAACACTTTGTAAGTACAGAAAAACATATGCTTCctgatttaagggaaaaaataattaaggcTTTAtggtttatttgacagagagcacaagtggggggagtggcaggcagaggcagacagagaagcaggctccctgccaagaaaggagcccgatgtgggcctctaTCCAGAGACCCTGACAGTGggacccaagctgaagggagcagcttaacccactcaggcgtccctaagaatggtttttgtttgtttttatagaagAGATTAACTCAAAATTGTGACTTGTCAAAAGTTAAGCATGGTTGCTTCCAAATGTCTTCTGGTAGAAACTAAAATAGGGAGCTGCTCATTGCTTAATCCCCTTAGGTGTATGAGTTGATGGGGAGGGTTTCGGGCTCTTTGACTTGTCTGTCTGGCTTTAGAGCTCCTGATATTCCATGCACTAAACTTCAGCTCCTGAACGTCCCTCCTGTACCTAAGTAGTCTGTCTCTGATCTAGGGTATCTTGCTCTTCTGAGAAGTCCTAGCCATCTCTTGATGGACAATGCAAATACAGGTCTTGGCTACATACTGCAGTCTCTCCTTGTAGGCCTGTACaagcacccctcccaccccctgatGATTTGGTGGGGGTGGTCAGAAATCTTTGTTTACATTTAATACCAACTGGAGGGCGTGGAGTACCAAGCATTGTGGTTAAGCATTGATTAATCGATGTGTAGATTGGGATCTGCATGCAACTGGACAGGCTTTCCTCTTAGAACACTTGCTGGGTCTGGTCTGTGGCCTGGGAAGCTGTCAGAGAAGGGCAGAGCAATCCACTGTCACTGTTGGTGAGATGGCAGCAGGGTGTGTTGTTGGTCTCAGTCAGGTTGTGGTGGGACAGACGGGAGAACACTTTATAGTTTCAAAAATAGTGAATTGCCAGCTCTTAATTAATCTTATCCTTGTTTCTGCTGAATAAATACGTTCCCTCACCTTAGACTTCCATATAACAGACGGAAATGTGGAAAGGAGCAATTCTGGAAGTCCAGAGTCTTGGATTTGTGTGTGGCCATATTCATCTGCTAGGTTGGTCATTTGTGAGAATTTAAATGGTTATGAGtaagggctcctggctggctcagtcattagagcatgtgactcttgatctccaagtCATGAGttcaggtcccacattgggcatagagtttacattaaaaaaatttttttctagttaaaaaaataaatggttatgAGTAGATGAGGGTCCAACAGAGAAGGCTCTCGGTAAATACCAGTTACCCCTCAATGtgtatttcattcttaaaaaccTGATCAGGTGGAGCTGCCTGGCTAGCTCAAGTCAGCGGAGCATGCAACTTGATCTCAGGCGGAtcgtgagtttgaaccccatgttgggtgtggagatttcttctaagggggaaaaaaaaactctgatCAGAGGCCATCttacatatagaaataatatTGGCCTCAAGGATAGCCAGGATCCCtgtccttgtttaaaaaaaaaaaaaattcttgtattTGC includes the following:
- the RPL23 gene encoding 60S ribosomal protein L23, whose product is MSKRGRGGSSGAKFRISLGLPVGAVINCADNTGAKNLYIISVKGIKGRLNRLPAAGVGDMVMATVKKGKPELRKKVHPAVVIRQRKSYRRKDGVFLYFEDNAGVIVNNKGEMKGSAITGPVAKECADLWPRIASNAGSIA